Part of the Leptotrichia massiliensis genome, TCAAAGTTTCATTAATCACATCTATTTGTTTCTGCACATTTTTTTCATATTCTACAAAAAGTTTCATTAATTCTTCTCTATCCATATTTTCCTCCTTAAAATTTTTAAATGTTGATACACTACTTCCTGGTACTGCTCCTTTGATAACCATTGAGCCTTCCCAAACTTCAAATTCTTTTATAAGATATGCTCTAACCTGTCCTTTTTCAGTTTCAACATATCCCATTTCGCCTTTTAGAATTCTACCACCGACTGACATATCATATTTTGCACCTAATTTCATAAGTGAATATATTTTTGCAGCCTCTTTATTAAGATAATTTCCATTATCATCTTTTTCTAAATCCAGTTTAGCTCTAAATTTTAAATCTCCATTTTCAGCCCATAACTCCATTACTCCCAATTCACTGTCTTTTTTGTGCTGATGTAATAGAAAGGCTGTTTTTGAATTATCTTTTGTCTTAAAATTATTAATGGATTCTTCCAAAAAGAAATCTCCGTAACTATCCAAAACTTTTCCTTTTGTGAGTATTCCCTCAATAATTCCTTTTTCCATATCAGACTTTTCTATAATTGTTCCAACATCCTTTTGGAATATCCCTTTTGGCATTATTACCTCCTATACTTTAAATTTATATGTTGTTATACAATAACAATTTATAACCTCTTTAGCCTTGGCACCACTTTCGTGAGCATACATCAAATCATTTGAAAAAGGTTTGTCAATAGGCTTTTCCTCCCCATCCATTGCCAAATGATTTTCCCTGTGATGTTTCCCACCACCTACGTGTATCCAAACCTTAGTATTTACCAAAGTTTCCTTTGCTAATTCGTGCATAGAGTAACCACTTGCTTTAGATGTTTCTGTTCTTGCTATTGTCAAACTTCTGTCTTTGGTCATTCCTTTTACATTGTCCTTAACCTCCTTAGCTATAGCCTTAGCATTCAAGCCTTCCGCCTGTCGCTCAGTTATTATTTTATTTATTTTATTTTTTGTTACTTCATCAATTTTAGTTACTGTTTCAGCAGCCTTTTTTTTATTAAAATCATTCAATCTTTTGTCTACAATATCATTGAAATTTGGTACTTTTTTACTTAGCCCATACATTTCATCTACTGCATTTATTGACTCTTCAGTTGCTCGTTTATGAGTTTCAATTAATATTTTTCCAATATTTTTTTTGAAAGTTTTAAAATCAATTGTTATTGTTTCCACATTTGCTTCAACACTATCAGCCAAATCATTAAAAGCTAAATCTGTTTTATTCTTGATATACTTAGTTACTCGTCCTCTAACAGTTCTCAATGCTTTTGCCTGTCTTAGCATTTCTTTTTTATTCACTTTCTTAGCCATTTCCTATAAATCCTCCGTACTTGAATTATTGTCAATTGGTTCTTTTTCTCCATTTATAACTTCATCAAAAGTTACTGGCATACCTTTTATTAAAATAACATTACCATTTGGAATAGAATCCAAATCCAATTTTTCCCTTTTTTCATTAACGGTGTGAATTTCAGAAGCATTTAAAGTATTTATCAATTCTAATTTGTTATCTTTTAAAACTTCAATATCTTCAGTAATAAAGTCAATTCTTTCAGAATTTTTAAAATCATTTGAAAACAACCGATTTATAGTAGCTTTTATTTGTTTACAGGCTGGAATAATATTTTCCGTATAAAGTGCTTCTTTTGCTTCTTTCATATTATTGTATTTTGCATTATCCTTACCACCTATAAGCAAATCAGGAACATTTAAAACATTTGATGTTATATTCCTTATTTCAACTAAAGCATTCATATAATCAAAATCAGTTGGTGCAAAATCCAACATTTGTATTTTTGAATTTTCATCAAATCCAGTTAATACTATTGGTTTTCCTATTGCGTCAGAGCCACTACTTTCCATTATTCTATCCTGAACCTTTTCAACAGTTTCTCCTGTTGCCAGCTGATCTAACAATATTAAAAATTGTCTTTTTCCACTATTTTTCAATATACTGTTATTCCAACGACTTATAAGACAAAAATAATCGTGTAATAATACTAATGATGTTATACGGTTTAGTCCTCTTTTTTTGCTGTATAGATTTGGTATTCGCTTATAGGCAAAGTTTTCCAAATCTTTTCCGGAATACTTTATTCCATTTATTTCTATGTTTTTTATTCCAAGCAAAATATTGTCATAAAATTCTATTGTGTACTCGCTCGGAGCATATACCCATAAATCATATTTGTTGAAAAGTTTTTGCTTATGGATTAAAAACTCTCCATAAATAGTCCAATACAAATAACAATAATATAAAAAGTCATTCGTATCCATTGTAATGTTGGGACTTGTCAAACTTCTGTAAACTATATTTTCTTTCTTTTCCTGTTTTTCCTTTTTCTCCCCTTCAAATACGCTCCAGTCTATTGCATAAAATCCTTGTTGCATTTTGTCCAATGCTGAACTTATAAATGGATTTTCTGGCAATTGCGTTAATAATTTGTTGACGTTAATATTGTAGGGACTAAGATTGAATGATTTATAATATTGAAGAAAATCATTAAAATCAAACGATTTATTTACATTTCTCTTAAAAACTTTTTTAAAAAAACCAAACATTTTTCACCTCCTACAATTTATTTCTGTATCTGCTTTTCAAATCTCGCTGTTTATATCTGGACAAAGCATAATCCAATGCGTCTTTAGTATGTGGGTCAAAGTTAAACATTTTCTTTTTATCCCCTATGATTGCTACACCATTTTCATCTTTTTTATATTTTAAATTTTTTAATTCCCTATAAGTATTTAAACACCTATCAGCAATCACAATTTCATTAAAGGATTGAAGTTTACCAATACGTCCTAACACATTACCAACCATTTTATCCGCTTTTTTCATCAATATTCCATTCATCTTAAATTCTTGAATTGTTTTTGGTTCTGCATAATCAGCAAATATTATTATCCCTTCTTCAGCAATATCATACAAAAAATCTTCCTGTAATATCTGAGCATTTGTCATTCCTTTGTTATAAAACTCATCATAAACATAAAGGATATTATTATCATAATCAATGGCCGCTCTTATTACAGCTGTGTATGAAATTTCAAATCCAAAATCCATTCCAGCAATATGCCATTCAATCCCTAATCGTGCAACTTGTTCATCAACATATTCATTACTTGCTTTTTCTATATTGTTATAAACAAAATCACCGTGATAGCCAAATCGCCCTTTCTGTGCAATTTCTACTAAATACGGATCTTTTTCCATATTAAGTTCTGCAATCGCACTTTTGGGGAGAAATTTATTTTCCTTATAAGTTGAATGATTGACATAAATTCTTTGAATATATCCTGTTTCAGAATCCTTTATTTTTTTTATAAATTCTTTTTTTTCATATAATACTTCCTCAGATACTTTTAAATATTCTGTTAAAAACCAATATGTCCAGTTAATAGAACTATCAGGCTCTGCTGGATTTGTACTTATATACATATTCATTTTTATATTTGGCGTTCTAAGTCTATATCTTAATTGCTTAAAATCATTCCTGTTGCATTGATTTGCCTCTTCTATCCATATATCTGTAATACCTTTTATTGATTTTAAACGTCCAACTTCATCTAATCCCCTGAAAATAAATTTAGTTCCTGTTATTTTATTTTCTATTTCTAGCCGTCCTGTTTTAATAATAAAATAATCATTCAATTCAAGTTCATTTATAACATCGACTAAATCAGCAAATACACTATCTCTTATATCTCTATATACTTTTCTTATTCCTAATATTCTTCTTTTCTCTCTAAAGCTATTAATAATAAGCCTGGTTGCTACATTGTAACTTTTACCACTTCCATAACTACCAATAAGAAAATAAATATCCGCTGTGCTTTCTGTTATAAATCTTTTAAAATGATTATTAATATCTAACTCAACTTTCATCATTACTCCAGAATTATAAATTCTTGATGTGGATGCAGTTCCTTGAAATGATTTATTAAAGGATTGTCATTTATAAAATAATTCCTATCTACATCTTTATAATCAACTTTCAATTCTTTTCCACCATCTCTAAACCTAAAGCCTTTGACTAATCTAAAATCCCCTCTTTCAATTCTTTCATCAAGCATTGCTTTAGTAATTTTATTTGAGGGAATTTCAACTACTTCTGTTTTTTCTTCTACTTCTGTTTTTCTTGCCATTTTCTACACCTCAAACTTCTCTCTAGTTCTTTTTACTTTTCCATCTCCCACAATTTCACTATCCGATTTATATTTAACTACAAAATTTTCACCTTTTTTAGTTATCACTCTATACTGGAATTTAACACCTGATGTATCTTGTGTTTTGATGTTGTGTAAAAAATCTACTTTTTTATTAAACTCTTCTTCATTTAAATCTATATCATATAAAATGTTATTTGTTCCCAATCCAAATCTCATTTCTTCTCCACTAATTTTAAGAGTTACATTTTTATCAAAGCTAAATCCGTCTAAATATTTTTCAGCAAATTCATCTAATAATTTTTCAACTTTTTCATTTACTTTTGTTTCCTCATTTGGCATTTGAGTAGTAGTATTTTGATTTTCATTTTGGTTACTCATTTTCTTTATCCTCCATTTCTTCTATTGCGTTGTCTTCTTTAAAATTGAATTCTATTTTTGCATCTTGTACTGTTTCATCTTCAAGTTTCAATTTTTCAATTTCAACTTTTTCAGACTGTATTCCCTCGTTTACTAACTGTGCCTCAACTTCAAGAAGTTCATAGTTAGTTAATAGTTTTCCAGTCCGCATTATTTCCTTTTCTGTTTTTACAATTAAACTTAATTTCTTTTCGAGTGCTG contains:
- a CDS encoding phage minor head protein, yielding MAKKVNKKEMLRQAKALRTVRGRVTKYIKNKTDLAFNDLADSVEANVETITIDFKTFKKNIGKILIETHKRATEESINAVDEMYGLSKKVPNFNDIVDKRLNDFNKKKAAETVTKIDEVTKNKINKIITERQAEGLNAKAIAKEVKDNVKGMTKDRSLTIARTETSKASGYSMHELAKETLVNTKVWIHVGGGKHHRENHLAMDGEEKPIDKPFSNDLMYAHESGAKAKEVINCYCITTYKFKV
- a CDS encoding phage portal protein, which translates into the protein MFGFFKKVFKRNVNKSFDFNDFLQYYKSFNLSPYNINVNKLLTQLPENPFISSALDKMQQGFYAIDWSVFEGEKKEKQEKKENIVYRSLTSPNITMDTNDFLYYCYLYWTIYGEFLIHKQKLFNKYDLWVYAPSEYTIEFYDNILLGIKNIEINGIKYSGKDLENFAYKRIPNLYSKKRGLNRITSLVLLHDYFCLISRWNNSILKNSGKRQFLILLDQLATGETVEKVQDRIMESSGSDAIGKPIVLTGFDENSKIQMLDFAPTDFDYMNALVEIRNITSNVLNVPDLLIGGKDNAKYNNMKEAKEALYTENIIPACKQIKATINRLFSNDFKNSERIDFITEDIEVLKDNKLELINTLNASEIHTVNEKREKLDLDSIPNGNVILIKGMPVTFDEVINGEKEPIDNNSSTEDL
- a CDS encoding PBSX family phage terminase large subunit, whose protein sequence is MKVELDINNHFKRFITESTADIYFLIGSYGSGKSYNVATRLIINSFREKRRILGIRKVYRDIRDSVFADLVDVINELELNDYFIIKTGRLEIENKITGTKFIFRGLDEVGRLKSIKGITDIWIEEANQCNRNDFKQLRYRLRTPNIKMNMYISTNPAEPDSSINWTYWFLTEYLKVSEEVLYEKKEFIKKIKDSETGYIQRIYVNHSTYKENKFLPKSAIAELNMEKDPYLVEIAQKGRFGYHGDFVYNNIEKASNEYVDEQVARLGIEWHIAGMDFGFEISYTAVIRAAIDYDNNILYVYDEFYNKGMTNAQILQEDFLYDIAEEGIIIFADYAEPKTIQEFKMNGILMKKADKMVGNVLGRIGKLQSFNEIVIADRCLNTYRELKNLKYKKDENGVAIIGDKKKMFNFDPHTKDALDYALSRYKQRDLKSRYRNKL